Genomic segment of Arachis hypogaea cultivar Tifrunner chromosome 16, arahy.Tifrunner.gnm2.J5K5, whole genome shotgun sequence:
GTTCTCACAAGTGGATGTTAGCTAAAGCTTAGAAGCCATATTATACCCAACTTGTTGGTTCTGACTTCTGTGTCAAATTATTTTCTTCAGTGATATAGAGATTACGCTTGTCTTTTTACTCTCTATGCCAGCATTGTCTTTCAAATTTGATACAGAATGATGGAACTCTgtatatttttatagttaaagGTTGAATAAAATAGTTATATATTAAGTTTGGTTTAGTTAAATAAGTTTGTACTTCATTTTCCTGGGTGAACTAGCACAATAAACTGAATAAAGTCACCATGGCGGGACTAAAAATTGTCTCCAATTCATCTTAGATGTTTGAAAAATGTGAGATCACATTTTGCCAAATAAATGAGATGTCACACTTTTTTTTGGTCTAAGATCACATAATTTTTCAGTAGTCAATgcatattaaatttgaaaataaagaagagcATAATTTCCTAAGATATTAAACGAATGGATTATGCTGATTCCGGTCATATTCAGAAGTCCATAAATCTATCTCCAAAGGAAAAAAGGGTCCTTTATCTGCTAGCTTCTAATTTGCTATCACTTCACACTTCCCACTTCCATTCTGAGACTCTTATCCAGTGAGTAGTGAATACCATGAAAGCAATCCAATTCCGTACGCCTAGGTTGTACTATGACACATTTCATCCCACAATCCACTTCCAGataccatcatcatcattatcactcCCTAAACCAATGATCTCCCGCTGCAGCATAGTCCAATCTCACCACCCCAATTTCACAATCTCATACCTGATTGACTCATGTGGTCTCTCTCCAGACACTGCTGCTCTTACTTCCCAAAAGCTTCACCTTCCTTCTGCTGAAAGACCAGACTCTGTTCTCACCCTTCTCAGGGAGCATGGTTTCACAGATACCCAGATTTCAAACCTCATCAGAAAACGCCCATTGCTCCTCTTAGCAAACCCAGATATCCTCTTGCCAAAGTTTCAATTTTTCCTCTCCATTGGGATTTCCAATACCAACCTCGCAAGAACCCTAACCGCTGACCCAACCCTTTTGACCCGGAGCTTGGAGAAACAGATCATACCCTCTTACAATTTCCTCAAGAGTGTGTTGATCTCTGATGAAAAGGTTGCAGCTTCATTGAAGCGCACATCTTGGGTCTTCCTCGAGGATCACAAGAAGAACCTCGTACCAAACCTCAATCTCCTGAAAGAGATGGATGTTCCTGAATCATGTGTTACGCTGTTGCTGACTCATTTCCCGGAGGCATTGATGCAGAAAAAGGAGAACTTTGCAAAGCTTTCTAAGGAGATTAAAGAAATGGGGTTTAATCCAAAAAAGACAACTTTTGTGTTGGCCATTCATGTGCTCTCAGGTGAGGGTAACAAATCCATATATAACCGCTGTTACGAGGTTTATAAGAGGTGGGGTTGGTCAGATGATGACATCCTTGTGGCATTCAAGAAGCACCCACATTGTATGATACTTTCAGAGGATAAGATCATGAAGACAATGGATTACTTGGTGAATAAGATGGGTTGGCCTTCAGGGATGATTGTTAGGTGCCCAGTGGTGTTGTTTTTCAGCTTAGAGAAGAGGATTAAACCTAGGTGCTCTGTTGC
This window contains:
- the LOC112756371 gene encoding transcription termination factor MTERF15, mitochondrial, which codes for MKAIQFRTPRLYYDTFHPTIHFQIPSSSLSLPKPMISRCSIVQSHHPNFTISYLIDSCGLSPDTAALTSQKLHLPSAERPDSVLTLLREHGFTDTQISNLIRKRPLLLLANPDILLPKFQFFLSIGISNTNLARTLTADPTLLTRSLEKQIIPSYNFLKSVLISDEKVAASLKRTSWVFLEDHKKNLVPNLNLLKEMDVPESCVTLLLTHFPEALMQKKENFAKLSKEIKEMGFNPKKTTFVLAIHVLSGEGNKSIYNRCYEVYKRWGWSDDDILVAFKKHPHCMILSEDKIMKTMDYLVNKMGWPSGMIVRCPVVLFFSLEKRIKPRCSVAKVLLMKGLIKRKLSLSTLLLPDEDSFLEKYVVKYELQVPQLWSVYQKKLDFMSVI